From Rhinolophus sinicus isolate RSC01 linkage group LG15, ASM3656204v1, whole genome shotgun sequence, the proteins below share one genomic window:
- the PYCR1 gene encoding pyrroline-5-carboxylate reductase 1, mitochondrial isoform X2, which produces MSVGFIGAGQLAFALAKGFTAAGVLAAHKIMASSPDMDLATVSSLRKMGVNLTPHNKETVQHSDVLFLAVKPHIIPFILDEIGADIEDRHIVVSCAAGVTISSIEKAFTALDALADGGVKMGLPRRLAVRLGAQALLGAAKMLLDSEQHPGQLKDNVCSPGGATIHALHVLESGGFRSLLINAVEASCIRTRELQSMADCEKVSPAAIKKTVLDKVKLDSPPRALLAPSGHAKLLPRSMAPTGKKD; this is translated from the exons ATGAGCGTGGGCTTCATCGGGGCTGGCCAGTTGGCCTTTGCCCTGGCCAAGGGCTTCACAGCAGCAG GCGTCCTAGCAGCCCACAAGATAATGGCCAGCTCCCCAGACATGGACCTGGCCACGGTTTCTTCCCTCAGG AAGATGGGGGTGAACCTGACACCCCACAACAAGGAGACCGTGCAGCACAGCGACGTGCTCTTCCTGGCCGTCAAGCCACACATCATCCCCTTCATCCTGGACGAGATTGGGGCTGACATCGAGGACCGGCACATTGTGGTGTCCTGCGCGGCTGGAGTCACCATCAGCTCCATCGAGAAG GCCTTCACAGCTCTAGATGCCCTGGCTGATGGGGGCGTGAAGATGGGGCTTCCCAGGCGCCTGGCAGTCCGCCTTGGGGCCCAGGCTCTGCTG GGGGCTGCCAAGATGCTACTGGACTCAGAACAGCACCCAGGCCAGCTCAAGGACAATGTCTGCTCTCCTGGAGGGGCCACCATCCACGCCCTGCACGTGCTGGAGAGTGGGGGTTTCCGCTCCCTGCTCATCAACGCTGTGGAGGCCTCCTGCATCCGCACACG GGAGCTGCAATCCATGGCTGACTGCGAGAAGGTCTCGCCAGCTGCCATCAAGAAGACTGTCCTGGACAAGGTGAAGCTGGACTCCCCTCCAAGGGCCCTGCTGGCTCCTTCTGGCCACGCCAAGCTGCTTCCCCGAAGCATGGCCCCAACTGGCAAGAAAGACTGA
- the PYCR1 gene encoding pyrroline-5-carboxylate reductase 1, mitochondrial isoform X1: MSVGFIGAGQLAFALAKGFTAAGVLAAHKIMASSPDMDLATVSSLRKMGVNLTPHNKETVQHSDVLFLAVKPHIIPFILDEIGADIEDRHIVVSCAAGVTISSIEKKLMAFQPAPKVIRCMTNTPVVVREGATVYATGTHAQVEDGRLLEQLMGSVGFCTEVEEDLIDAVTGLSGSGPAYAFTALDALADGGVKMGLPRRLAVRLGAQALLGAAKMLLDSEQHPGQLKDNVCSPGGATIHALHVLESGGFRSLLINAVEASCIRTRELQSMADCEKVSPAAIKKTVLDKVKLDSPPRALLAPSGHAKLLPRSMAPTGKKD, translated from the exons ATGAGCGTGGGCTTCATCGGGGCTGGCCAGTTGGCCTTTGCCCTGGCCAAGGGCTTCACAGCAGCAG GCGTCCTAGCAGCCCACAAGATAATGGCCAGCTCCCCAGACATGGACCTGGCCACGGTTTCTTCCCTCAGG AAGATGGGGGTGAACCTGACACCCCACAACAAGGAGACCGTGCAGCACAGCGACGTGCTCTTCCTGGCCGTCAAGCCACACATCATCCCCTTCATCCTGGACGAGATTGGGGCTGACATCGAGGACCGGCACATTGTGGTGTCCTGCGCGGCTGGAGTCACCATCAGCTCCATCGAGAAG AAGCTGATGGCATTCCAGCCAGCCCCCAAAGTCATCCGCTGCATGACCAACACACCGGTTGTGGTGCGGGAGGGGGCCACGGTATATGCCACTGGCACCCATGCCCAGGTGGAGGATGGCAGGCTCCTGGAGCAGCTCATGGGCAGTGTAGGCTTCTGCACGGAGGTGGAGGAGGACCTGATCGATGCCGTCACGGGGCTCAGTGGCAGCGGCCCAGCCTAT GCCTTCACAGCTCTAGATGCCCTGGCTGATGGGGGCGTGAAGATGGGGCTTCCCAGGCGCCTGGCAGTCCGCCTTGGGGCCCAGGCTCTGCTG GGGGCTGCCAAGATGCTACTGGACTCAGAACAGCACCCAGGCCAGCTCAAGGACAATGTCTGCTCTCCTGGAGGGGCCACCATCCACGCCCTGCACGTGCTGGAGAGTGGGGGTTTCCGCTCCCTGCTCATCAACGCTGTGGAGGCCTCCTGCATCCGCACACG GGAGCTGCAATCCATGGCTGACTGCGAGAAGGTCTCGCCAGCTGCCATCAAGAAGACTGTCCTGGACAAGGTGAAGCTGGACTCCCCTCCAAGGGCCCTGCTGGCTCCTTCTGGCCACGCCAAGCTGCTTCCCCGAAGCATGGCCCCAACTGGCAAGAAAGACTGA